The genome window ATCCAATCCATGGTGCTCTTATTGAGAGATTAATTCGGGATCTTCGTGATAGGTTTGATATCAGTGTGGTTATTGCTACACATGATATGGATCTTGCTGCACGGCTTTCAGACCGGGTATGTCTCGTAAAAAACGGCCTAATCTTCGCAGAGGGATGTCCAAAAGAAATTTTTTATGATACCGGGCTCATAGAAGAGGCAGGGCTGTATCTGCCTGATGTGGTTATGACATATCTTGAATTTTGTAAAAAAAGAGGGATTTACCCAAAAGACCATCCAATAAATCGTGATGATCTGGTGAATCTACTCGTTTCCGGATTATCATAATTTGGTATCATGCCAAATTTCAGGAAAGGTATTTACCACTTTTTTGCGATACTGTATCTGAAAGATTAGTTGGGTTCATTATGGCACATATTCATCTTGAGGATGGTTCTTTTACAGTATTCTGGGTTCTGTTGTGGTGGCTGATTGCCATACTTCTCATTGGTATTGCATTATACCTCCTTCGATCCAGTAAAAAACCTGATCCCAAAAAAATTACTATTGCTGCATTTGTAACTACAGCGGCATTTGCCATCTTCCAAGTGCAGGTTCCTGTATTTGGGGGAGTTCATCTGAATTTGACTCCTCTTATTGGGATTTTGGCAGGTCCTCTTCTTGGTACCCTGATAATTTTTATTGTTAATATTCTATCCGCAGCAATCGGTCATGGAGGTTGGGGTCTTGTTGGAGCAAATGTTCTCGTAAATCTGTCAGAAGTTATCGTTGCATGGTATGTCTTTAGATCGATGAATAAGATAACTTCAAACAAGTTCTCAAGCGCTGGTGTTGCTGCGATTATTTCTCTCTTTGTTGGGAACCTGGTTATGATGGCAATCATTCTGATTTCAGGGATACAAGGTGTTCATCAGACCCCGGGTGAACTGTTATCTGGACTATCGTTACTTGCAGCGGTGAACATGGGTGTTGCAGTGATAGAAGCGTTTATCACCGGTTTTATTATCGTCTATATCGGAAAAATCCGGCCTGATCTTCTGGAGGGTTCCAGGAAATGAACAAGCAGGAGATACAGGGATTTTTTGTCTTTGGAGTTCTGGCAGTTGTAATTGTGCTGATAACACTGTTTGCTCTAGAATCAACAGGAACTATGGGCATTGAGGATCGATACAACCATGCCGTTGGACTTCCATTGGAAGAGGAAGAATCTGGTGAGAGTGGGTTTTCACTTGAGGGAAACCCACTTTTTTATCTTGGAATTCTCGGAATGCTGGTTGTAATCTCTTTGGTTTTGTACCAGTATCATTTCAGAGTTTGAACATCTCGAGGATAATGAGGAATCCACTCATCAGGATAACCATTGCCAGTACTACAATCCACGAAGGGAGCCTGAGCAACTGTGGTACTGTATCAACTGGAAAAACCCCTCTATCCATGAATTTTTTGTTTATTACAGGATAGAAGTGGGCAAATAATCCGGTACCGATAAGCATACCAATCCCACCTCCAAGAAGAGCATCCATCTGTCCGGTACCAATAGCACCTGCAAGAGTTCCCGGACAAAACCCGAGAATTGCAAATCCAATCCCAAAAATACATCCTCCGATTACGGTTGATCCAATAGATCCTCTGAATACGTGAAAATCTAACCATCCCAGATGCTTCATGATATGCAGTCCAATCATGCCGACAATGACTGCTGAAAGCATCAGTTTCAGAACCGTGAAATCAGTGAGGAGTAACTGCCCGATGATCACATCATATGAGGTCACTCCACCTTTTTGTAAAAGAAATCCAAACCCTATGCCGAATATTAGCCCAAGTATGAGTTGTATGGTTGATTTTCGATGAAGTTTCTCAAACATGATTACACCAGTATCCTAAAAATTATAAGACCTGTTCCTATTCCTACTCCAAACATACATGCAACAGCAACGAAACTAGCCAGTGATAATTGTGGTATTCCACTAATTCCATGACTGCTCGGGCAGCCCCAGCACCATCTGGCACCGAGCCCTATTAATATTCCTCCGATTATTGCAGTGCTCAATCTGAATAAAGGGTTATCTCCAAAAGATACTGAGAATGTGTTGGGAATCCAGGTGATATGGAATGATCCTGAAAGGAGCGAACTGATAAATGCTCCAATAATAATGCCAAAAACAAACATCCACTGCCATTCAACATGGAGGGGAAATTCCTTGTAGTACTCTTTTTCTTCTACTGCCTTTCTGCCTCGAAAAAGGCTTTCTATCATTCCGGCCACACCTGTAAATGCAGCACCGCATCCCATTGGACGATTTGAAAGAAGCATCGCAAACCAGAGTATTATACCAATCCCGATTCCGGCAATATATGGTGACCATAGTGGTGCAGTCAAAGGATCCATAATTAAGATATCATGGATTTTTATGGAATTGAAGTTTGTGATAACATTCCACAGAAATAGCGATTCTTAAATTCCTTTTATTTTTAGAAAAAATGACCCTAATTTCTGCCCTGTTTAGGAAAAATAAAAAATATTGTTCTCACTTCAAATTACTTGAAATTTTAAGTGTAACTGCTACTTCACCTCTATCTGGAACGATACAGAGGGAAATAGGAAATGTCTCCATCCGGTTTTTTGTATTTCTGTTTCCTGGAATGATACATATGCCTGATTTGTGACTGTTATATTATCTTACCTGACATATTTTGGAGAATAACTAAAAACCGTAATTTTTATGGATTATAAGATTATGAGATAGAATGACATATTTATGATCGAGTTAGTTTTCACAATTTTCTTGGATATCCTAAAGTTATTTCAGATCGTTCCACAATTTGGTATTTTAGAGAATGACTTAACGATAATGAATCTCTTTATTGTATCTGGATGGTATTATAAAACCAACTACAATTCGGGATATAAAATCA of Methanospirillum lacunae contains these proteins:
- a CDS encoding YeeE/YedE thiosulfate transporter family protein, whose amino-acid sequence is MFEKLHRKSTIQLILGLIFGIGFGFLLQKGGVTSYDVIIGQLLLTDFTVLKLMLSAVIVGMIGLHIMKHLGWLDFHVFRGSIGSTVIGGCIFGIGFAILGFCPGTLAGAIGTGQMDALLGGGIGMLIGTGLFAHFYPVINKKFMDRGVFPVDTVPQLLRLPSWIVVLAMVILMSGFLIILEMFKL
- a CDS encoding energy-coupling factor ABC transporter permease encodes the protein MAHIHLEDGSFTVFWVLLWWLIAILLIGIALYLLRSSKKPDPKKITIAAFVTTAAFAIFQVQVPVFGGVHLNLTPLIGILAGPLLGTLIIFIVNILSAAIGHGGWGLVGANVLVNLSEVIVAWYVFRSMNKITSNKFSSAGVAAIISLFVGNLVMMAIILISGIQGVHQTPGELLSGLSLLAAVNMGVAVIEAFITGFIIVYIGKIRPDLLEGSRK
- a CDS encoding YeeE/YedE thiosulfate transporter family protein, with the protein product MDPLTAPLWSPYIAGIGIGIILWFAMLLSNRPMGCGAAFTGVAGMIESLFRGRKAVEEKEYYKEFPLHVEWQWMFVFGIIIGAFISSLLSGSFHITWIPNTFSVSFGDNPLFRLSTAIIGGILIGLGARWCWGCPSSHGISGIPQLSLASFVAVACMFGVGIGTGLIIFRILV